The Calypte anna isolate BGI_N300 chromosome 1, bCalAnn1_v1.p, whole genome shotgun sequence region TTTACAGTCCAGAAATATATCAAGTATTTCCCAGCTCctttgaagaaggaaaacaaaggtgACTTGCTTCCAacttctcttccttttgtttcacaCATACGTGTCCAAACAGAGGCCAAGTTTGCTACTCAGAGTTGAAAGTTTAAGGTTTGTTAGAAAAATACTTGATGTTTGATGTCATTGCATCCggtttaaatgctttttatcaCTTTCATTCTAATGCGTGGTTTGTTAATGACTCCTTAATGCAATCTTTGTAGTTAATGTGCTCACAGAATGAGTATGCATAATTGAAGGGCATTTTATTGAGGGGGCAGAGACCCTGTCCAGGAAACATTCCCTGTTTGTACTGGAAAATCAAAGAAGTGATGCCATGGTTTTACAGCTTCAGCAGATGTTCCAAATTCCCTCTCTCTCCACTGGGGATTCGCATGGGACCTAAGTCCAAAAGTCTTCTGATAAGTGGCCCACAAAACCAAGCCTCAAAATCATCACTAGTTTCACTGGCATCCAGCTCTGCTCTACTCTTTCCACTGCCACGCATTCAAGAATTCTAATCAGATCACTTGTGTTCAGTGGCTGAAGGGCCAGTTTGATTTAAAGAGAAAGCTCCAAGATTACACACAGACCCAAGCTCCTTTTGAGTAAGAGAAACTGACACAGGAGGGTAAGTGTTACATTTCTTGGACAACAAAGCTCTCACAGCTTTTGTATCTTCCATATTAATGGATGAAATAATGCTGTAAAATCTATTGCATTGTGCTTTGAAgggttttaaaacaaatcacTTCAAATTTAAAGCATCTGTAGGTAGATCAAACCTATTTGCTTGGGAGCATGGGTAAGGCACTCATTGACCTTACTCAGCCCCTTTCAGAAGTATAAAATGGCAACATTACTTTAGAGAATCTAATctgagaaagagggagagggaggggaaacTGATAGCAGTGCATAGGTACCTCTGCTACAAAGGGACTGTGTGAGGTGGCAGCACTCTTGTTTCTCTTGGTTGATAGTTGATCACAAGTCCAGCGGTTCTTGATTTCatatttgggtattttttttctcctgtttgcaCTTTAACTTTCATTTATAGAAGTAGTGGCAAGCATCACTATTCAGAAGGGGACCTAAAATCACTATCCATGGGTCTGAATGCTCCAGGGGAGCTGGAAGTGCCTTCATACCCTCTAATCACTTCTACATCAATCCCGACCTTAGGAAAGCACAATTGTACCCATTGAAGTTAGTCGTGTAACACTCCGGCcttccatggaaaaaataaaaataaatagtcaCTAATCATTCTGCATTCTGGTGTTGGACTGTGCTAAGATCCTTCATGTTGCTTAATTGGAGGCTCTGACAAGAATTAGTTGAGTCATGATTATTCTACTTCTTCCTGATCCAGTGAAGTCAAAACCTTTTCCTGTAACATAAAAGGAAACTTGATTTCATTATAAAATTACAAAACCCCTGTGGACCCTCATCCTAATTTCAACTCTGTAAGCAGGTTTGCTGGTAGGATTCCCTGACCTCACACACTATCTGTTCTGATGGAACAGAACTAGTCTGTTCCAAGTCTGTACAGATGCTGAATGTTTCTAATCATTTAATGAAACACAAAAGGACCAGGATGTCCATCACAAGTGCCTCCAGCAAATCCAGGTCAGTGAGGcaaaacaaagagcagcagctcagcaccactgcTGGCAGAAGAGCACCTTGCACAACTGACTTTGAAGGAGAGATATGGGGgtaaaaaaatgctgttctgtAGAGGGGAAGTGGAAACATGCCACACCATAAGGGCAGACTGCGTGAACTGCTGAACTACGGTGCAGCTCCTAGAACCTGCTGATAGCAACCTTCTCCtgagaagcagaggattaaGGCAAGAGTGAATTCTCCCAGTGCTACTTCCAGCCTTCACCTATTTGTGGTGGAGAGACTGGGCCAGGAATGGTGTTTTACAGTGAACAAGCCTCCATGGATGTCTCCTATTGACTTCTGGATTTATGTAAACAAAAAACTTGCAGCATAAAGATGTTTTGCAGCAAGTAATTCCACAGCTGGAGTACACACTGTGTAAAAGAATATGCagtgtggtttggtttgtgttaGTTCTGTGCTCATGTCCTGCTTCAAGTTGCTGTAGGCTCTACACAGGCCAAGTGAGGCAAAAGACATACCCAGCCACCTTGGTCCTGAATCCATGGCTTGAAATGCTCTCTGAGATACTTCAATCCAAAGCCCAAGACCAGGTTCATAGGATGGTTGTCCACAGCAGTAAGTCTGGTGGCAATTTCCATTGTAAAGGCAACTTTTGTGCATTGCACTTGGTCTTCTGGCTTACTTTTTGAATCTGCTGTGACATACTCCAGGAACAAATCAGTGACCTTCTCGAAGAAGGTGTAGGAGAGCATCTCTTTAAAATGCTGACGTAAAACATAGTCCTTTTTGATCTGAAAGTAAGAATAAGGGTTGGTTAAATTGAGTCACTTCTGCTGCCATTTCTTTCCCCATCCCATTAGGAAAAGAGGGCATCTCTAGGTAATGCATTCAGCATAGTCTAATTGTGGTGGTGAATGTAAGAGATGACACACAAAACCCACACCtcactgcaaagctgctctTGCAGGTTCTGGAGgtggctttaattttttttttatatgaatgggagtagcagagagagagaaagcaaaacaagggTGAAACAAAAGTGCAAAACTAATGAAGACCTGAGGGAACCATGGGGATACAGAAAGATTGGGAGGGTGGCACTAAAGGCCAAGGTTATAAGAATCATGGCAAGAGCTGGCATGCTAAGCTCCATTTGGTAAGTTGTGGTCTTTGTGATGCTGCTTACTGTATGTGGGTAACTCTGCTGCAGGACCTGAGCATGTCCATCATGTTGGAGTACACCTTTATAGAGCAGAAGGGACAGCTAAAGAAGAGAGTAAAGGGACAAGTACCtatatttttaatagagaaaaCATCCACTCCAACTAAGGGACTCATACAGGTGTTCTGCTATTGCTTTTGGGCAGGGCTTTCAAAAGACTTTCAGAAGATTTATTTCCCTAGAGCAGCTCTTAAAGCTGCAGAGTTTCCCTTACTCCAGTGGGAACAACTTTCATGCCAAATTTAATGCAAACCCAAGAGTTTCAAGTCAGGTGCTCAACATGCTGTAAAACTCATCAGGAATGAGTAAAGTGACTCCTCCTTGAAGTCCACAACACTTTTGTTGCCCTCCTCACGTGGCCTAACAGAGATCTTTGCCAGTCTTAAGAAAGATTTCAGGATACATGGTGAAGGTTTCAGAAAGCCTTAAGTGTCGAAAGAGAAGTTCAGGATAGAGACAGAGAGCACTAGGTTACAAAACATTAACTCCCAAAAGATGTGTGATCTCTCTGTCCCACTCTAGTCTGAGAAGCTCCTGAAAACAGGAGTTACCTTTTCTTCTAGTCGGTCCCCTTCTTGTCTTAACAGGGAAACTATGTCTTGTATTATCTTATTTTCATCTGTTAAAGAAAAGTGTAACATAAATACCACAGGGAATGCCAACAAACGCCTTTGTGTCACTTAATCATGGAAAAAGCTGCTATTTTGTGGCAAATTCACAGAGCTGTGTATCCAGGCTTTAGGCAGAAGCTCACTTGTCTAGTCTACATGGAGTAAGCAATGCTGTCTTTTCACCTGCCTGATTTTTTGCTCCATTTAAGACTCTGGGAAAGAGCAGGGGCTTCAACATCCCACTGCCAGCCCTTTGGGTTTTGAGGTATGTCTGATAAGCTACAAATAAAAGAGGAGATAGTGGAAACccatgaaaatggaaaaaaccaaaccaaaacaaaccaaaaccaaaaagcccctCACCATTACCAATTATACTTTCTGGAGCTAATGGGAACTCTGGGTTTGCCTGACTAACATGGCAGGATCCCTCTTGTAACCAGAAATCCCCAGAAAGCttgcattaaaacaaaatccCTGCAGATATAATGGAAGACAAGCAATTCAGACAATAATAGCTTCTTGAGCAGTGCTAACCCATCACTGAAGAAGGATTAACCAAGGCATTATTGCCTCAAGGatttttctttggctttagAACTGTGGTGTATTAGTCTGTTCCAAGCCCTGCCACTCCTGCCACTGCCCTGTCACCTCATGTCCCTTTACCTTCATCCTCCTTCTATGACACATATCTTTGGATCTTAAAGAATGCTCCCTTTAATTGCAGTAGCAAGCAGGACATGCTAGGGGACTGCAAGAGCAGCCTGCCAGACTAAGAGTGACCCAGCAGAGCAAACTTCCTTCTTCCCAGTGCCTTACTGCAGAAGTCCCAAGTGCTTCATCATACCTAGAGGAAATGGCTCCGTGTGCCATCCCAACCTGACATGCTGCCTGTGAGCATGAAATTCCTCCCCCTTACCATGTTCTTTGTCCTCACTTCCATCAGTAAGGATGCTGTAGTCGTCTTCATGAGACTGAGCCCTGAATGATGAAACTGAAGAAGATCCCTGGGATCTGGAAGTAACAAGTTTGGCAAGCTTGTCTGCAATGTGGTTGACATCTGCTGTTTCACCTGATTGAGAAGGAGGGTGGAAAATAAAGgtagaaattaatatttccagCAAATAATTCAGCAATTTACTTGTTTACACACTCTCTGAGGCGGAAGTGCCCAAAGGAGACCAAGAGACACATTTCTCCATAGTGGAGCTTTGCTATTGCTTGAGATCAGCTGGTAATAACTTAGAGAAACAAGTATGATCTAGTGTCTGAGCAGCAGGAAACTATGCAGTTACACACAGGGTCAAGTGTGTTGCTCACTAGTGTACCTCCTTGCAAGCCAGAAGCACACTAGATACTAAGAAATGTGAGAGTACTGCTGTGTGGGACTGTGAATCTCAGACCTTACTATGAGAGTGATATTACCCATCACTAGTTCAGCTACAGGTCCAGACTCAGAAATGATGCCCATATTTGAATGCTCCTTCCTTGCTTCCACAGGCTGACCCTGAGCAAAGGAGAAACAGACTCCACAGGCACCTCTAGCACAAAAATTTCTTGTATTATTGACATTATTAAGCAGACATGAATACTGGGAGAACTCAACAACCAGACTGGCTTCATCCACCCTGTGTAATGGCACTGCTTGGGACTCCCATCACCACAAGGCATCACTCATCAAGGGGACTGCCATGGGGATTCTGCTATAGCAAAGAGAGCAGGAGAAATCGTTGCAGTTGTATCATCTAAAAGGTGCTCTTCCTTGCTATTTGACTTACAGACCTTAGGATGCAACACTCCacctcaccaccaccactgccaaGTGGCAGGTCCTGTGTGAAGAGCAGACATCAAGACAACCTCAGCAGCAGGCTGACCCATAATGTGTGTAAAATTCACAAGCAGGGTTGATTGTGAGGGCAGCAGGGGCTGATGCAGCCAGTAAACACTGCTTTTCTAGGCTGGTGAATCAACCCAGACACACTTCCATTCCCTTATCTGCATGCAAAGTTTGTCAGGAAGCTGCTAAACTCCTAGGAAGGATATTCAGGATGTTCATGACCTTGTAAACCTAAGATTGGGCAactgttttaaaactgaatagGTCTTCAGTTTAGATAGGTAATCCCCAAAAACACCCATTTGACCCAGAATGGCCTGGCCAAACTTGCAGTGCAGCTGCTAGCAATATAAGTGACATATAATATCTTAGGAATTGTGCCAGCAATCTGCTGAAGGGCAGGCAAAGCTTGGATCTGAAgccaagcagcagccctggggaggttGACACCCAGCATGGGGAGGTTTGACCCTGAGGCTACGAAGCCACCCATGCTGCAGGGAGCATGGCAACGTGTTGGCAGGGCCACCAAGTGATGGCCCCTTAGCAAAAGGCACTGGGCTGAGGCTGGGACACTGTCTAGACTGACAGGGCTGGATCTGGCAGCAGGAAGAGTTATGGGCTGGGTGGGTAGGAGCTGGCCCAGGAGAGTTAAACTGATCCAGAGTGGGGCATTAGGCTGGAGAAATCACTGGTGGATAACTTCTAGAAATATCTTTAAATGCaatgaaaggagagagaaatcacTGTGACACCAACAATATCAAGATGgaacaaatgaaacaaacaaaaaacccccctaCCTTATGTATCTGAAAATTATATGGCAACCTATCATATACTGCATATGGCAACTTACTGAGGATACTTCATCCTCCTCTCTCAGTCTTGTTTGAGAAGTTATTATCCAGAGCAGAAAAGGTAAAATCTCATTGCCTGCAGTGCAGCACCTGATGTGGGGCTGGCTCTTACCACTGTGCCATGGAAAGTAGAAAAGCTGATCACCAGTATGGGTTGTGTGTGTGCAAGCACTACTGAAGATCTGTAAATCACTCTCCTCACTGAAAATCAATAGAGGTGATCAAAAAGTGAAAGAAACCaactttctcctctccctttccacaGGCCAACAGCTATTTAAGCTATTTAGATTTAAAGACAAGAGATTTAAAGAtgaacagcaaaaggaaagaactAAAACATACTTGTCTGATGCTGAGAATTCTCTTCTTGATTGGTCTCAGGTTCTTCTGACGTGCTTCCTGGGTACCCTTGAAGCTGTGGTATGACCCAGTGAAATGGCAGACAGGATCTTGGcaagtgttttctctttggttcctttttgctttgctgttgtgTCTCACCTCCCTGAAAAACGAAGTCACACGTTTGGCTTGGTCCCTCTTCACCCCTTTGAGAGTCAGACTTTACTTTTCTCTTCAGGTTAGtctcatttttcagaagttttccatATTTGCTGACAGACAGCCGGCGCTGGGCATAGGCCATCAGGATCTTGTATTCTATGCTGTCTCGCTCATCATCTTCCAGTGGTATTTCTTCCATACTGACATCATTTGGCAAAGACATCTTGGTTCCTGCAAGAACAATAATCTCTGTTTCAATGGCTTAGGGAACTGCCTGCTTTTCATGAGTATCAACCAGTACTTGATGTTTTTACAGAACCTTTCGCCAAACAGCTGATAAACCTCAGTGATGTGAAGAATATTGTAGTACCCAGAAGCCAGAGAAGCACTGTTTTCTAGAAACAGAATTTGGTTTATGACAAATATCTCAAGTGGCAAGCAAGGCCATCAAAGGACAAGAGATCCAATATATTGTTCTTAACTGCATTTGGTGGATTAGGCAGGAAAGATTAGGAAATTCAGGGAGTATTCCATGGTTGGGGGGCAatgcagaaaaagaggaaagccCATAACAGTTGTAACAGATTCCtgagatggaaagagaaaagactcATCAAAGCACTACAAAGGAAAAGCCTACACTGTGGCTTGAGTGAGCAAGCATCTAAATACATGAGAACAGTGCTTTTAGAGGTAGTTTTTGGGCCCTGAGTGAACATTTAAAATCCAAAAATCCTCCTTATGAAATGTATGAGTATCAGAAATTAGAGAAGCATCAAGCCTGTGGCTTACATGTACTTTTAAATGCATGTTCAGCATTGTCCTTactggggaaggagagcagaatgaggagaggagaatgGTAAAGGGTTgagaagaaacttttttcttaCAAGACAAAGGATTGCTCTAGATGGTGCTCTGAGATATCACCAGCTTCCACTTTCACTTCAGGatcatcactgaaaaaaatcaaattggGAACAGTATgacagggaagaggaaaaaatggggaaaatactCAGAAGATCCACTGGTAGAGATAACTTGTTTATctctcaggcagctgctgccttaaGGCACACTATGAGTGAGCCAAAATGTAATTTCCCAGTCATGCTCTAGTTACACTCCTGACACACCACCATCCCAAACCTCCAAATGGCAAGAGCCTTGGAAATTGTCTTCCCAGTTCAAGCCTGGGTGTCAGCTGGCTCAGTTTTCTGCTAGCAGTGAGCTTCAAGTTAATGTCTGGAAACCTCTACTTAACTTTGTTTGGCAAAACATCTCACTATGCTTGGATGAGGATTTAACCCAATAACATCCAAGGTACAAGCAACTGCATGTCTTCAAATAATCTTCTGGGCTTCTGCAGAAGCTCTGTCCTGCCAAGGGCACAGCACTGCACCAAGACCTCTTGCTCACAAGGTCATGCCAAGGTGAGTCCCTGTTTGCTGGAGATGTCTGGGGAAGTTTcgaggctggggaagggggtgcAAGTTCCTCTTCTCTTGCTAGCTGCTGACCTGAGATATTCAGGAGGTTAGCAGGAGATTTGTGTCTTGTCATAAAGTTTGTGCAGGCAGCTCCAATGACCTTGCAAAGGAAACCGAAAGCCTGGCAAGAAAAAAGGCATCAAAAGGCAGTTACAAGAAGTGAAGCAAGTGGAAGAAATGAAGTGGTAGCTagaaatacagaggaaaaagaaaatgagaactgAAATGATGCAAGACAGGCATGgggttgctgctgcttctttcttgtGCACACCACCCTCAGGATGCAGGAGAGCAAAGGTAAAACCTTTTATGTGCCCCATAATTACTTGAGCCTTTGTCCCAGTGCAAACCAGAGCACGTTAAAGAGTGTTTTGAGCTGCACTGCATTTCCCAGTTTCTGCTACACAGAAAGCAAGGCTACAGCAAATTCCTTCAGATAGCCAATGAGCCCAGGGCACTTCCCATCTGCTGtggaaaccaaaccaagcatttatttcattttgaagtttGTCTAGAAATAGGGGTGAAAATGTAAAGGCTAGGCaatctttttcattatttaatacTTCATGCAAACTCAGGTTTCTCCTTGAAAAGATCTAAGTTCACCCTTCAGATCAGACACAGCAGGTACTTAAAATAGCATAGCCCTCCCACCATGGGTACTCTTTATAGATCTAAAATAAGTTGTGTAGCATTCATATATATTCATTTTTCACTAATATAAAACCCCAGCATAAAATAGATAAGCAATATGTAGAAAACCTATGTAAATTATACATCAATTGTataaaacaataagaaaaatcaTTCCCAAGCAACAGGAAGTTACCAgcaatagcattaaaaaaaccctttacaGTCCTTTATACAGGGCTATTATATGTTGAGAACTGCCCTACTCAAGGTGGCTGTACAGATAAAATTCAAATAAGAGTTCAAAGGTTGCTCTCCTAAATGAGGCCAAGTGCAGACCAATAGCAGGAGGTAGGGTATTACTGCAGCTTGCTAGTGTGCAACATCAAAGAAGCACTTGCACATCAGATGCAGCTGTACAGCTAAGCCTGCACCTCACTCTGATGGGGAACTTCTGAGAAATTAAACATATTATGTTGGTGAAAACGTGGTGTAGGAGCTTCCTTACAGGGActttttcagcactgaaatcTCAGCCTGGTGTATACCATGAAGCTTGAGGAGCATGAGAAGAAAATAGGGAATCACAGCTCATTTATGCTATACCTTAGaggtaggaagaaaaagagttaTCACCACATGCTGGTGAGTGCCTATAAAGGAGATTGCCTAACttgtttttcagttaattttaaagtttGAAATCTTAATTGGTGACTTACACCTCTTTAAATTTACTTCATACTACAGCCacattatttttacagtaaCCTCTCTTGTGTGGGCCAGAGATGAACCAGAACTTTGCAGAAGCAACACTCACTTTGCACAAGCTCTCTCTCAGAAATGAGAGTCTACGAAGAATGTTTTTATTGTAACCATTGATTCAATTTAGCAAGTACTTGGAAGTCCTGCTAAAACCCAAACCTGCATGTTATTTCCTAGGATGATTAAGAGAAACTCAGAGGGTCAGATTATGGAGAATAGCAGCACAGTCCCACTCTGACTACTTAATTTAAATTACTCATCTTCTGGAGCTTGCAGGCCCTGAGGGCACAGTACTACTCCCTCCCTCTTTACTCTCCTCCAGACTTTTTCCTCCCGTTGCCAAATGTCACATCTATGTGCCATATTCCAGAAAATGGAAGCTGAACTGCCAACACTTCTAGTGGTACATTTAgctatgaaataaaaacattaaaaagggaTAAATTAGCAAGATGGATGTTTCATCTTTGTTAGGAAGAAGTGTAGCCTGGAGGTTCAGGTAGAGATGAGAGAACTCTTGATTTGGAGGGTGTTATCTATAGTTATAGGCCTGTGTTTGGCAAACCTGGAAGAAGTGGTGTTCTGAATATGATGTTTCTTAACAGTTGTTGCATAGGTGTTATTTATTAACATATAGTTGTGTGTATAGCTGCAAATGACAATGGTGGCTGACTCTTGTCCCTCTTGGCCCATGCTAACCACAGATGCTCCTTGAGCCCAAACTTGAGTGCTGTACTCATGCTTTCCTagtccctcctctcctcctaaCCCTGCTGGCATGCCTCctgtccttcctcctcaggTGCCCACAGAGTACAGACAAGTTCTACTACTATCTCTTCCACAGAAAGGTTCATCTCACTCTCATGGGCAGCCCTAGGATTTACCTCCAAAAGGCAGAGTGACCTTGACCAAGCAGAGGCAATGTCAGTGCTGACCCTGCCGTTCAGCTCAAATCCCTGTCATGTAGCCAGCACTATCAAGCCCCAGGGAAGCACAGGTAGCTGAAGATGGCTCTGCACCAAGAGGCAGGGGCT contains the following coding sequences:
- the BCL2L14 gene encoding apoptosis facilitator Bcl-2-like protein 14; this encodes MSLPNDVSMEEIPLEDDERDSIEYKILMAYAQRRLSVSKYGKLLKNETNLKRKVKSDSQRGEEGPSQTCDFVFQGGETQQQSKKEPKRKHLPRSCLPFHWVIPQLQGYPGSTSEEPETNQEENSQHQTSETADVNHIADKLAKLVTSRSQGSSSVSSFRAQSHEDDYSILTDGSEDKEHDENKIIQDIVSLLRQEGDRLEEKIKKDYVLRQHFKEMLSYTFFEKVTDLFLEYVTADSKSKPEDQVQCTKVAFTMEIATRLTAVDNHPMNLVLGFGLKYLREHFKPWIQDQGGWEKVLTSLDQEEVE